The Magnetospirillum sp. XM-1 genomic interval CATCATGGCCAGCGGTCAGAGTGCCGCGCAAACAGGCCGGACACATGACTGCACCCGACCGGGGCGTCAGCGCGAAAAAATCTCCTTGCAACGCAGGGGCTGTCCACACATGACGCACGACGCGACCAGCGGCCATTGAGGCCGCGGCCAAGCGCGCGGAAGGCGCGCGCTAAGGCCACGGGGCAAACATAAGGCTAGGCAAGCTTGCCTAGCGCCGTTCGGCGAAGAAGGCCCTGAGCAGGTCCGCCGAGCGGCTTTCCTCCAGCCCGCCGTAGATTTCGGGGCGGTGGTGGCAGGTGGCGTGGTCGAAGACCTTGGCGCCGTGCTCCACCCCGCCGCCCTTGGGGTCGTAGGCGCCGAAATAGAGCCGCCTTATCCGAGCCAGCGAGATGGCCGCCGCGCACATGGGGCAGGGTTCCAGGGTGACGTAGAGGTCGCAATCATCGAGCCGCTTGTCGCCGAGAAGGGTCGTGGCGGCGCGCAAGGCCAGCATCTCGGCATGCGCCGTGGGGTCGCCCAGCTCCTCGACCCGGTTGCCGGCGCGCGCGATGACCTCGCCGTCCCGGACCACCACCGTGCCCACCGGCACCTCGCCGCGGGCGCCGGCCGCTTCGGCCTCGGCCAGGGCCTGGGCCATGAAGCCGGCCATCAGCGCTTGGCCGCCACCAGATCGGTCTTGGCGATGCGGCGCAGGGAGACTTCCAGCCGGGCGTCGGCCTTGGCGATCTCCATCAGGGCGTCGCGGGTGAAGTCGATATGGGCTTCCGCCGCGGCCTTGGCGGCGTCGGGGTCGCCGGCCATCACCGTCAGGTAGACGGCGCGGTGCTGCTCCAGCAGCAATTCCCGCACGCCCTGGCGCTGGTACAGCTTGGCGCGGTTGTAGAACACGTCCTTGCGCAGCATGTCCGACAGCGAGCGCATGATGTGCAGCATCACCAGATTGTGCGACGCCTCGTAGACGGCCAGATGGAAGTCGGCGTCGGTTTCGGCCTCGTCGCTGGAATCGTCCTTCTGGTGGGCGATTTCCATCTTCTCGAAGCATTCGCGGATCAGGTCGCGGTCCACGTCGGTGCCGCGCAGGGCCGCGAAATAGGCGGCCGAGCCCTCGACGTAGCGGCGGAATTCCAGATAGTCGAAGGTGGTTTCCGGCCGGGACGCCAGGGCGGAATACAAGGGCTCGGTAAAGCCCTCGCCCAGCAGGGGGGCGACATAGGTGGCGCCGCCGCGCCCGGATTTCAGCAGGCCGCGGTTTTCCAGCTTCTCCAGCGCCTCGCGAAGAGAGGGCCGTGACACGTCGAAGCGCTGGGCCAGCTCGCGCTCGGCCAGCAGGCGTTCCCCTGGCCGCAGGCTGCCCTCGAGGATAAGCTGTTCCAAATGGTCGGCAATGGTATCGGCCAGCTTGGCCGGCCTGATCGGTTCCGTCATGTCCTGCCCTCTGCGTGAAGGTTTTGTCTACCTCCACCTTCCGCGCATGTAAAGCCGCCTCTGTTTAATGGTAAGCTCAAAGCTCCTGTTTACAAGGCTGGTAAAAAGAATTATCCAGCGCTTCGTCAACGATCAACATGGTGAACCATGATCCCTTCCGCCTCGGGCAAGCCTCCCTTCGCCAAGCTTCTGGTCGCCAATCGCGGCGAGATCGCCATCCGCATCTGCCGTGCCGCCACCGAATTGGGGCTGGGCACCGTGGCGGTCTATTCCACCGAGGACCGCTTCGCGCTCCACCGCTTCAAGGCGGATGAGAGCTATCTGATCGGTAAGGGAAGCGGGCCCATCGAGGCCTACCTTTCCATCGACGAGATGATCCGGGTGGGTAAGGAGGCAGGCTGCGACGCCGTGCATCCCGGCTACGGCTTCCTGTCCGAGAATCCGGACTTCGCCGACGCGGTGCGGGCGGCGGGAATGGCCTTCGTCGGCCCCTCGTCCGAGGTCATGCGCCTGTTGGGCAACAAGGTGGCGGCGCGCGCCCTGGCGGAAAAGGCCGGGGTGCCGGTGATGCCCGCCACCGGGCCGCTGCCCGCCGATCTGGGCGAGTGCAAAAATCTGGCGGCGGCCGTCGGCTATCCCCTGATGCTCAAAGCCAGCTGGGGCGGCGGCGGACGCGGCATGCGGGTGATCGAGGCCGAGTCCGAGCTGGAGGAACTGCTGGCGGTGGCGCGGCGCGAGGCCAAGGCGGCGTTTGGCAACGACGAGGTCTACCTGGAAAAGCTGGTGCGCCGGGCGCGGCACGTGGAGGTGCAGATCCTGGGCGATTCCCAGGGCAATCTGGTGCATCTCTACGAGCGTGACTGCTCGGTGCAGCGCCGTAACCAGAAGGTGGTCGAGCGCGCCCCTGCGCCCTATCTCGACGGCCGCCAGCGGGCGGAATTGTGCGAGACCGCCGTGCGTCTGGCCCGCGCCGCCGGTTACGAGAACGCCGGCACCGTCGAGTTCCTGATGGACATGGAGACGGGGTCTTTCTACTTCATCGAGGTTAACCCGCGCGTCCAGGTGGAGCACACGGTGACCGAGGTGGTCACCGGCATCGACATCGTCAAGGCGCAGATCAGGATCGCCGGCGGCGCTCCCATCGGCGCGCCGGGCTCGGACGTGCCGCGTCAGGCGGACATTCCCTTGAACGGCCACGCCATCCAGTGCCGCATCACCACCGAGGACCCGGCCAACAGCTTCATCCCCGATTACGGCCGCATCACCGCCTATCGCGGCGCCAACGGCTTCGGCATCCGCCTGGACGGCGGCACGGCGTTCTCGGGCGCGCTGATCACCCGGCACTACGATTCGCTCCTAGAGAAGGTCACCGCCTGGGCCCCCACCCCGGAAGAGGCCATCG includes:
- a CDS encoding nucleoside deaminase, whose amino-acid sequence is MAGFMAQALAEAEAAGARGEVPVGTVVVRDGEVIARAGNRVEELGDPTAHAEMLALRAATTLLGDKRLDDCDLYVTLEPCPMCAAAISLARIRRLYFGAYDPKGGGVEHGAKVFDHATCHHRPEIYGGLEESRSADLLRAFFAERR
- a CDS encoding FCD domain-containing protein, with amino-acid sequence MTEPIRPAKLADTIADHLEQLILEGSLRPGERLLAERELAQRFDVSRPSLREALEKLENRGLLKSGRGGATYVAPLLGEGFTEPLYSALASRPETTFDYLEFRRYVEGSAAYFAALRGTDVDRDLIRECFEKMEIAHQKDDSSDEAETDADFHLAVYEASHNLVMLHIMRSLSDMLRKDVFYNRAKLYQRQGVRELLLEQHRAVYLTVMAGDPDAAKAAAEAHIDFTRDALMEIAKADARLEVSLRRIAKTDLVAAKR